Proteins encoded within one genomic window of Spirochaetota bacterium:
- a CDS encoding glycosyltransferase family 4 protein produces MKIFVIGTRGIPNIPGGVEKHCQELYPRIANKGHEVNLCARKSYIKNKIDQWQGVKIHVCYAPRKKSLEAITHTFIALLKARWHSPDILHIHAIGPSLLTPIARLLRLKVVCTNHGPDYKRQKWGRLAKTILRLGEKMGGLFANEVIVISTIIEDIIYKRCNRKSNLIYNGVNLPNKSTNTDFLTQIGIEPNRYIMNVTRFVPEKGLHDLIKAYMMMKTDYKLVIVGDADHETDYSRHLRMLASNDKRIILTGYLTGNPLSQIYSYASLFILPSYHEGLPIVLLEALSYDIPVLISDIGANLAVELPSERYFRCGDVEDLKSKMQIFLKQELRVEEQQNNRKLLETKYSWDKIAEQTIEIYMNVINNNKM; encoded by the coding sequence TTGAAGATATTCGTGATTGGCACAAGAGGTATTCCCAACATCCCTGGCGGAGTAGAAAAGCACTGTCAGGAGTTATACCCCCGTATTGCAAACAAAGGACATGAAGTTAATCTTTGTGCACGAAAGTCATACATCAAAAATAAAATTGATCAATGGCAAGGTGTAAAGATTCATGTTTGTTATGCTCCACGAAAGAAGAGCTTAGAGGCTATTACACATACATTTATCGCCTTACTTAAGGCTCGTTGGCATTCACCTGATATTTTACACATCCATGCGATTGGACCATCCCTTCTTACACCAATAGCCAGATTATTAAGGTTAAAGGTTGTATGCACAAATCATGGCCCTGATTACAAACGGCAGAAATGGGGTAGGCTGGCTAAAACTATTCTACGATTGGGCGAAAAAATGGGAGGGCTATTCGCAAATGAGGTTATTGTTATTTCTACAATAATTGAAGATATCATCTATAAAAGGTGCAATCGAAAATCAAATCTGATATATAATGGTGTCAATTTACCTAACAAAAGCACAAATACTGATTTCTTAACTCAAATAGGTATTGAGCCCAATAGATATATAATGAATGTTACTCGATTCGTTCCTGAAAAAGGTCTTCATGACCTGATTAAAGCCTATATGATGATGAAAACTGATTATAAATTGGTGATTGTAGGTGATGCTGATCACGAAACCGATTATAGTAGACATTTACGTATGCTTGCTTCCAATGACAAACGAATAATACTAACAGGGTATCTCACTGGCAACCCTTTATCTCAAATATACTCATATGCAAGTCTGTTCATTCTTCCATCGTACCATGAAGGTCTTCCAATTGTTTTGCTTGAAGCTTTAAGCTACGATATACCTGTTCTAATTTCTGATATTGGAGCGAACTTGGCGGTTGAATTGCCATCTGAACGATATTTTCGATGCGGGGATGTTGAGGATTTGAAAAGCAAAATGCAAATTTTTCTTAAGCAAGAGTTGAGAGTTGAGGAGCAGCAAAACAATCGTAAACTGTTAGAAACTAAATACAGTTGGGATAAGATAGCTGAGCAAACAATTGAAATTTACATGAATGTTATTAACAATAATAAAATGTAA
- a CDS encoding radical SAM protein codes for MEACLIVTYRCNAKCYMCHTWMHPSNREEEFSPALVDKIPSGLKFINITGGEPFLRNDLDEIVQIALNKTKRLVISTNGYYTEKIVNLAKKYGNRIGLRISIEGLPAANDELRGIKNGFDHGLRTLVTLHDMGVKDIGFGLTVSDRNAKDMIELYRLANAIGIEFATAVMHNSYYFHKLDNYFENPEMITTELEKIAIKQLQTNKPKNWFRAFFNMGLANKVNGGKRPLPCNVGTDVFFLDPFGNIMPCNGSEEPMIMGNLFNQTFYDIWISQKAEEIRKQVKSCSNECWMIGSASPAMKKSILIPIQWVLKNKLRLLLNKNNNILLDPVI; via the coding sequence ATGGAAGCTTGTTTAATTGTTACATACCGTTGTAATGCTAAATGCTACATGTGCCACACATGGATGCATCCTAGTAATAGGGAGGAAGAATTTTCTCCAGCCTTGGTGGATAAAATTCCGAGTGGTCTAAAATTTATAAATATTACAGGAGGTGAGCCATTTCTTAGGAACGATCTTGATGAGATAGTACAAATTGCACTGAATAAAACCAAGCGGTTGGTCATCAGCACCAACGGCTATTATACAGAAAAGATTGTCAATTTAGCTAAAAAATATGGTAACAGAATAGGACTTCGGATATCCATTGAAGGACTGCCTGCAGCTAATGATGAATTGCGGGGAATAAAAAACGGATTTGATCATGGTCTTAGAACACTGGTAACACTTCATGATATGGGTGTCAAGGACATAGGTTTTGGGTTAACAGTATCGGACAGGAATGCCAAGGATATGATTGAATTATATCGACTAGCTAATGCCATTGGTATAGAATTCGCTACTGCTGTGATGCATAATTCCTACTATTTCCATAAATTAGATAATTATTTTGAAAATCCTGAAATGATAACCACTGAGTTAGAAAAAATTGCCATTAAACAATTGCAAACCAACAAACCCAAGAACTGGTTTAGGGCTTTTTTTAATATGGGGCTTGCTAATAAAGTAAATGGAGGTAAGCGACCATTGCCTTGCAATGTAGGAACTGATGTTTTTTTCCTTGATCCTTTTGGCAACATCATGCCATGTAATGGATCTGAAGAACCGATGATAATGGGCAATCTATTTAATCAAACTTTTTATGACATTTGGATAAGCCAAAAAGCAGAAGAGATTAGAAAGCAGGTAAAATCCTGTTCTAATGAGTGCTGGATGATTGGTTCAGCATCTCCCGCAATGAAAAAAAGTATATTAATACCAATTCAATGGGTACTAAAAAATAAGTTGAGGTTATTATTAAATAAAAATAATAATATTTTACTTGACCCTGTAATATGA
- a CDS encoding glycosyltransferase family 4 protein produces the protein MKILQVNSFYYNRGGDCTHMFATTKLLEQHEHIVIPFSMNHPLNFDSPYSKYWPSYIDFVEALKEKSIKNATNVITRTIYSFEAKECIGKILDDEKPDIVHIHNILHHITPSILGEIKKRKIPIVWTLHDFTIICPNTSFLTERGDICESCKRRKFFMAPLKRCKKNSLAASSVAMLENYTHRFINIYRHVDKFISPSNFLRHKFIEYGMGKKIITLNNFININSIKPNYNNLSYYLYIGRLNHIKGINLLVTAAKKNPYIQLKVVGDGELFEEYNSENIANIEFLGFKTGQELQNIISNAMFIVVPSQWYENFPYSILEAFANGKPVIASRIGGIPELVKDHETGLTFEHNNPDELSTKIACLVNNPVKIDEMGKNARTFIELKLNADTHYLKLMEIYKSVL, from the coding sequence ATGAAGATACTACAGGTAAATTCTTTCTATTATAATCGGGGTGGGGATTGCACTCATATGTTTGCTACAACAAAGTTGTTGGAGCAGCATGAACACATTGTGATTCCATTTTCTATGAATCACCCATTAAATTTTGATAGCCCTTATTCTAAATATTGGCCTTCATATATTGATTTTGTTGAAGCATTGAAAGAAAAAAGTATAAAAAATGCCACTAATGTAATTACAAGAACCATTTATTCTTTTGAGGCGAAAGAGTGTATAGGAAAGATTTTAGATGACGAAAAGCCTGATATTGTTCATATCCACAATATTTTACATCACATTACTCCCTCTATCCTTGGTGAGATAAAAAAAAGAAAGATACCTATAGTGTGGACTCTACATGATTTCACAATAATTTGTCCAAATACTTCTTTTCTTACAGAGAGGGGGGATATCTGTGAATCATGTAAAAGACGAAAATTTTTTATGGCGCCTTTAAAACGATGCAAGAAAAATTCATTAGCCGCGAGTTCTGTTGCGATGTTAGAGAATTATACCCATCGGTTTATTAATATATATAGACATGTTGATAAGTTTATCTCCCCAAGTAACTTCCTACGACATAAATTCATTGAGTATGGTATGGGTAAAAAGATTATTACTCTTAATAATTTTATAAATATTAATTCAATTAAACCGAACTATAATAATCTTAGTTACTATCTCTATATTGGTCGTTTAAATCATATTAAAGGAATAAATTTATTAGTGACTGCAGCAAAAAAGAATCCTTATATACAGCTAAAAGTTGTAGGCGATGGAGAGCTATTTGAAGAGTATAATAGTGAAAATATTGCTAATATTGAGTTTTTGGGTTTTAAAACAGGCCAAGAGTTGCAAAATATAATATCTAATGCCATGTTTATTGTAGTACCCTCACAGTGGTATGAAAACTTTCCATATTCCATCTTAGAGGCATTCGCTAATGGGAAACCAGTTATAGCTTCAAGAATTGGAGGCATACCTGAATTGGTTAAAGATCATGAGACTGGATTAACTTTTGAACATAATAATCCTGACGAATTAAGTACAAAAATAGCATGTTTAGTAAATAATCCTGTTAAAATTGATGAAATGGGGAAAAATGCCAGAACCTTTATTGAACTGAAACTCAATGCCGATACACATTATCTTAAGTTAATGGAGATTTATAAGAGTGTATTGTGA